In a genomic window of Xenopus laevis strain J_2021 chromosome 5S, Xenopus_laevis_v10.1, whole genome shotgun sequence:
- the mrpl19.S gene encoding 39S ribosomal protein L19, mitochondrial, protein MALSVRSLRLIQHRLGFSPPVRLLTDGEPTKFQPPPKPVIIDKTKAKESQRRFLSPEFIPPRCRKDPFKFHLERKDMIERRKVLDVPEFYVGSILAVTMADAYSSGKRNRFMGICIQRSGKGLGATFVVRNVIEGQGVEMRYDLYSPRIQEIQVLKLEKRLDDNLMYLRDALPEYSTFDFNMKPAISLSEGEVPVNQMKVRMKPRPWSKRWERPQHNIQGIRFELYLTERHIEAARKLAKPWEEFDMLKEYDTTKIEQKIWEEVNQATNRPEAP, encoded by the exons ATGGCGCTGTCAGTGAGGTCACTGCGACTTATCCAGCACCGGCTCG GTTTTTCGCCACCAGTTCGGCTGCTTACAGACGGAGAACCTACAAAATTCCAGCCTCCTCCAAAACCAGTTATTATCGATAAGACCAAGGCTAAAGAGTCTCAGAGAAG GTTTCTGAGCCCAGAGTTTATTCCTCCGAGATGTAGAAAAGATCCTTTCAAATTCCATCTGGAGAGAAAAGACATGATTGAAAGGCGGAAGGTGTTGGATGTTCCAGAATTCTATGTAG GAAGCATTCTCGCTGTGACCATGGCAGATGCATATTCCAGTGGAAAAAGAAACAGATTTATGGGAATATGCATTCAGCGGTCAGGGAAAGGCCTCGGTGCCACATTTGTGGTCAGAAATGTAATTGAAGGCCAAG GTGTGGAGATGCGCTATGATCTGTACAGCCCCCGTATTCAGGAGATTCAAGTGTTGAAGTTAGAAAAAAGACTGGACGACAACCTAATGTACTTGCGCGATGCTCTTCCTGAGTACAGTACCTTTGATTTCAACATGAAACCAGCCATTAGCTTGTCAGAAGGGGAGGTGCCTGTCAACCAG ATGAAAGTCAGGATGAAGCCAAGGCCTTGGTCAAAGCGATGGGAGAGACCCCAGCACAACATCCAAGGAATTCGATTTGAACTTTATCTTACTGAGCGTCACATTGAGGCAGCGAGAAAGCTTGCAAAGCCATGGGAAGAGTTTGATATGCTGAAAGAATATGATACAACTAAGATCGAACAGAAAATATGGGAAGAAGTAAACCAAGCAACGAACAGGCCTGAAGCACCCTAG